The nucleotide window GTTTACTAAAAAGAAGTTGCTAACAAAAATGCCCTTACGGTTTTTCACCATAAGGGCTTGATTTTCCTGGAGCGGGAAACGGGATTTGAACCCGCAACCTTCAGCTTGGGAAGCTGACACTCTACCGTTGAGTTATTCCCGCAAAAGTGGAGCGGGAGACGGGATTTGAACCCGCGACTTCAACCTTGGCAAGGTTGCACTCTACCACTGAGTTACTCCCGCATGTATGCGAAACGACGCTGCGTGAAAAGAACATTCTGGAGGCGGCATCCAGATTTGAACTGGAGATGGAGGTTTTGCAGACCTCTGCCTTACCACTTGGCTATGCCGCCAATAGGAAAATGGAGCGGGAGACGGGATTTGAACCCGCGACTTCAACCTTGGCAAGGTTGCACTCTACCACTGAGTTACTCCCGCTCAGCGAGGAATCCTTTTATCCGGCTTGCCTCCAAGTGTCAAGTCCGCTGTGATATTTTTTCCGCAGCTTACGACGCGCCCCGCTCAGTCCTTGGGCCGCCTGTCCACAATGCGCTGGGCCTTGCCCTCGGAACGCTGGATGGAGCGCGGCTCCATCAGCCGCACCTTGGCCGTGACGCCCAGGAACTCTTTGATGTTCTTCTGCAGGCGTTTTTCCAGAGACTGCAGTTTGCGGATCTGGTCGGCAAAGAGCTTGTCGCTCACCTCCACGCACACTTCCAGGGTGTCCAGGTTGTCCATCCGGTCCACAATAATCTGGTAGTTGGGGGTAAGCCCCTCGCTTTCCATGAGCAGGCCTTCGATCTGCTGCGGGAAGACGTTGACCCCGCGGATGATGAGCATGTCGTCGCTACGGCCCTGCAGGCGGGAAATGCGCACGTGGGTGCGCCCGCAGACGCAGGGCGTGTAGTCCAGACTGGTGAGGTCGCGGGTGCGATAACGCACCAGGGGGATGCCCTCCTTGGTGAGGGTGGTCAGCACCAGCTCGCCCACCTCGCCGGGGGGCAGGCTCTCGCCCGTGACAGGGTCAATGATTTCGGGCAGGATGTGGTCTTCCCACAGATGCATGCCGCACTTGGCCTCCCGACACTCCATGGCTACGCCCGGCCCCATGATTTCAGAAAGGCCGTAGATGTTCATGGCGTCGATATCCATCTTGGCTTCGATATCCCGGCGCATGGCTTCGGACCAGGGTTCAGCCCCGAAGATGCCGATGCGCAGGGGCAGCTCGCGAAAATCCACGCCCGCTTCCCGCGCCGCTTCCCACAGGTGCAGCCCATAGGAAGGCGTGGCGCAGAGCACCGTGCTGCCAAAGTCGCGCAGCAAGGAGGCCTGCCGCCTGGTGGCCCCGCCCGATGCGGGCACCACCGTGGCCCCCAGGCGTTCGGCCCCGTAATGCGCGCCCAGACCGCCCGTGAACAGGCCGTAGCCGTAGGCCACGTGCACCACGTCCGTGCTGTTGACGCCCGCCGCGGCCATACTGCGGGCCATGAGCCCGGCCCAGTTTTCCAGGTCGCGGGCGGTGTAGCCCACCACTACGGCCTTGCCCGTGGTGCCGCTGGAGGCATGCAGCCGCACAATATGATCCTTGGGCACGGCAAACAGGCCAAAGGGGTAGTGGTTGCGCAGGTCTTGCTTTTCTGTAAAGGGCAAACGCCGCACATCGTCCAGGGTCTTGATGTCGTCCGGAGTGACGCCCACTTCCGCAAAGCGCTTGGCGTAGAACGGCACCGTAGCGTACACGCGGGCGCAGAGATTGCGCAAACGGCGCAGTTGCAGCGCCTCCAGATCCTCGCGCGGCAGGGTTTCCTGTTGCATATCAAAAAGCACGGCCCTCTCCTTGGATTGCTGACAGTGACGCAAAAAAAATTACGACGCGGGCGCACCGGCCCGGCGAGCGACGCGGGTTTTACCGCCTGACGGCGTGTCGTTCCGGTATGCCGCAATGTGCCGATGGGGTCAATACAGGGCACAGCCCGGCATTGCCCTTTGCCCGGCTTTACGGTACATTTTGCGCTATGGAAAATACTACCCCGCCCGCACCCGCAGCTGCACATTCCTCCAGACGCCACTCGGCGCTCTCCGTGGCCGCCCGCATGGCGGACGTGGCCCGCTGGCTGGAGGAACACAAAGCCGCCAACGTGGTCAGCCTGGATCTCAACGGGCAGAACGCCTTTACCACGGCGTTGGTCATTGCCAGCGCCGGTTCCGCCCGTCACGCCCGCAGCCTGGCTGACGGCCTGGGTGAGCTCTGCCGCCTGCGCAACTATGAATTTCTGCGCACGGAAGGCTATACTGCGGGCCAGTGGATTCTGGTGGATATGAACGATCTGGTGGTGAACATTTTTCAGGAACCGGTGCGCGCCCTCTATGGCCTTGAGGCCCTCTGGGGCGCACAGAGCGCCGGGGAGGCCCCGCAATGACCCAAAGCCGCCCGGCAGGCTCTGCTGCGCTTACCCCCACCCTGTTGCTTATTCTGGACGGCTGGGGCTTGGCCGAGCCCGGTCCGGGCAACGCCCCATGGTTGGCGCAGACCCCCAACCTGGACGCGCTCAACGCCGCCTGCCCCCATTCGCGCCTTGCGGCTTCGGGCCGGGACGTGGGCCTGCCTGCGGGTTACATGGGCAATTCCGAGGTGGGGCACCTTAATATCGGCGCGGGACGCGTTATTTATCAGGACATGACCCGCATTGATCTGGCTTTGGAGGACGGCAGCTTTGCCGCCAACCCCGTACTCACCGCCCTGCTGGATACGGCGGCCCGCACCGGCGGCCGTCTGCATCTGGCCGGGCTGCTCTCCGACGGGGGCGTGCACAGCCACATCCGCCACCTGGAGGCGCTCTGCGCCCTGGCCCACGCTCGTAAGGTGCCCGTGCGCATCCACTGCTTCATGGACGGTCGCGACCGCGCCCCACACAGCGGCGCGGGCTATATGCGCGACTTGCTCACGGCCATCAGAGATCAACCCGGCGCCCGCGTGGCCAGCATGGCCGGCCGCTACTACGCCATGGACAGAGACAAGCACTGGGAACGCCTGGCCCTGGCCTGGCAGGCCCTTGTCCACGGCCAACCCCGGACGGATCTGGACCCGGTGGCTGCAGTGGAGGCCTCCTATGAGGCCGGCATCACGGATGAATTCATCAAGCCCGTGGCCTTTGCGGGGGACGAAATTCCGGGCATGGCCGATGGCGACGCGCTCTTTTTCTTCAACTTCCGCGCGGACCGCATCCGACAGCTGACGCAGGCCATTATTCAGCCGGATTTTGCGGGCTTTGACCGCGGCCGTCTGCCGCAGCTGGCCGTCGTGGCCTCCATG belongs to Desulfovibrio legallii and includes:
- a CDS encoding phenylacetate--CoA ligase family protein, whose product is MLFDMQQETLPREDLEALQLRRLRNLCARVYATVPFYAKRFAEVGVTPDDIKTLDDVRRLPFTEKQDLRNHYPFGLFAVPKDHIVRLHASSGTTGKAVVVGYTARDLENWAGLMARSMAAAGVNSTDVVHVAYGYGLFTGGLGAHYGAERLGATVVPASGGATRRQASLLRDFGSTVLCATPSYGLHLWEAAREAGVDFRELPLRIGIFGAEPWSEAMRRDIEAKMDIDAMNIYGLSEIMGPGVAMECREAKCGMHLWEDHILPEIIDPVTGESLPPGEVGELVLTTLTKEGIPLVRYRTRDLTSLDYTPCVCGRTHVRISRLQGRSDDMLIIRGVNVFPQQIEGLLMESEGLTPNYQIIVDRMDNLDTLEVCVEVSDKLFADQIRKLQSLEKRLQKNIKEFLGVTAKVRLMEPRSIQRSEGKAQRIVDRRPKD
- the rsfS gene encoding ribosome silencing factor; the encoded protein is MENTTPPAPAAAHSSRRHSALSVAARMADVARWLEEHKAANVVSLDLNGQNAFTTALVIASAGSARHARSLADGLGELCRLRNYEFLRTEGYTAGQWILVDMNDLVVNIFQEPVRALYGLEALWGAQSAGEAPQ
- the gpmI gene encoding 2,3-bisphosphoglycerate-independent phosphoglycerate mutase produces the protein MTQSRPAGSAALTPTLLLILDGWGLAEPGPGNAPWLAQTPNLDALNAACPHSRLAASGRDVGLPAGYMGNSEVGHLNIGAGRVIYQDMTRIDLALEDGSFAANPVLTALLDTAARTGGRLHLAGLLSDGGVHSHIRHLEALCALAHARKVPVRIHCFMDGRDRAPHSGAGYMRDLLTAIRDQPGARVASMAGRYYAMDRDKHWERLALAWQALVHGQPRTDLDPVAAVEASYEAGITDEFIKPVAFAGDEIPGMADGDALFFFNFRADRIRQLTQAIIQPDFAGFDRGRLPQLAVVASMTAYEASFAIPVAFPKEAVVGGLGELAAAHGLRQLRLAETEKYAHVTYFFNGGVEEPFPGEDRILVPSPRDVATYDLKPAMSAAQVTDKFVEAWNSGVYDLVVCNLANGDMVGHTGVLPAAIAACETVDQCVGRMAAAVRNRQGRMLIIADHGNCENMLTPDGQPQTAHTTNPVPCILLQPDGLRHPLADGRLADVAPTLLALWGLPTSPAMTGRDLTGEHTLG